The following DNA comes from Macrobrachium rosenbergii isolate ZJJX-2024 chromosome 37, ASM4041242v1, whole genome shotgun sequence.
ATAATTATAACAGGATTTAAAAAGCTTGTGTTGGTTCTGAATGTGGTACGTTCATTAAGAACGATATACAGATACTTCTCTTCAACTTCTTTATTcaagagaataattttttcataaactctctctctctctctctctctctctctctctctctcttactgttattttataaatgtagtCTGTTAGTGAATATATGGCGCAAATACACAcgcatttatacacaaacacacacatatattatatatataattatatatatatatacatacatattttcgaTTATAAAAAAAGCtttgagaagaatattaggaatcaaATGGCGGAACAGCGAGAAAAGATACCACATGCAGAAGAGATACTGAGAGGGAAATGCAGTTGACTTAGACAAGTCCttctccagtttgtttttcaaagaagAGGAAAGCAAAATGAATGAGGAAGTAAATGCTCTCCTAGCAACAAGCGGAGAACTGAGTAAACATCTCTACTCACCTCGGACACTTTGTTATAATACTGCAGCTTATCATATTCCCCACTCTCTTCTGAAAAGAAATGCATAGAAATTACATTCATCAGTTGTAGTGGCCTGGTGACTATAAACCAGAAATCATGAGTAGCTGAAGAAATGCTTTTAGATGCTCAGATACATCGTTCGTCACTGTGAATAACTTCACTTGCGtaaatgtgtatgtgaatatataacaaaatccacgaaggaaagagaaacagtggagtgctgcaaggcctttcgactcatgctattatgttgttgttttccttatggctatttttttattaacattccttttaatgtcttattataggaaaaaacgaggttgacattaaaagattttaacaatgattttatgtttttcctataataacactaaaaggaatgttaataaaaaatagccctaaggaaaacaacaacataatatataaaattccatgtttggacttaatatatgaaatttcatgttTGGACTGTTCCACTTTTTACATAGGCtaatccagcaaggatttagatgtacggattaaacagcataaatattttgtcaaaactggacagacatccaatgctatatctattcatttaagtgaaaactctcacaggataaactggactgaaagttcagtgattgccagaccAAACTATTTCTCTTCTCGAAATCATTTAGAATCtgttattatacagcttacttccagttcggatattaatcttagccctggcatgtattatttggacccctgtttaagtaaaattttcaagaatgacctaaaagataaaatcaccgacttaattaaaaattagttaccttgtatatatatatatatatatatatatatatatatatatatatatatatatatatatatatatatgaatataagaaggcccataaaacactatttaaacgttgaaaccatatatttcgggcactagcttctgtgcccctgttcattggtagaatatggacaggtggaaagttacaatggtatatatacaaaaacataaaggtgtttaaatagtgctttatgggccttcttatattcatattacactgtagtattacaggaaaagacattcatatatatatatatatatatatatatatatatatatatatatatatacacacatacatacatacatatatatatacatatatatatatatatatatatatatatatatatatatatatatatatatatatatatacatatatactatatatatatatatatatatatatatatatatatatatatatatatatatatatatatatatataatgcattcgtatgtttaatataaatttttttaaatgttcaccctgtaaaaattgttataattcactgagttgtaaatttttatataacattttatggcggtcagtcaccttccttgtacaATCTttcaattgtcctgtccctgctttttGAGCCGTTgaacctaatcctttgtaaaatctcttaaatattaaccctgttttggtacgTCTGCTAATCCTTTAATTGTGTTGTTTTCcgggtacatatttttcctttgtagtcCCCGTCTGTCATCTAtacgagccttctttgtaaacttatttttatatttctttagccACGGTATGTTTGGAGGTATTTCCCCTTTCTACAATTATCTTGATTTCTTGatatcataggtaaagaataaattagtaagcaaggaaatatgaaatcaaGCATAACATAGAGTAAGTtggacgagtgagaaaataaacaatcgtatgcaaacagataataatgataaacgtacatctacaagtactgacaaaatagttaagattaaggtggccttgtgccagcacgggatcttagagagagcgccaattcattatacaaacagcttaccccTGCAGTTACTAAGATGTAAATACTATATGATGTTGCTTGTCTAGAcggaaatgttaaatatttataaacttacCGGCAATCAAATTTTCGTAAGTCGGTTCCGTTTCCCTGCCATAGGTCTTCCATGCATCCTTATATTCGACGGTCTCGTAATATACAGACTGTTTGGGAGTTAAGTGGTTCGGACTATCGGGCAAATGTTGCACCGCTGCTTTTGTGGACTGTGATTTCACTTTTGGTAGCGAGTCCAACGTCGGCCCTTCTTCGCCGAGCTTTCCACTGGTAGGAAGCCTTCCTCTTGCCTGGTGGGCCCGAGCTGGCTTCGCAGGAGGCGACCTCGGGTTCTGAAAGGTATTGAGAATATGCTGTACTGCAAGAACTCTCGTTTTTTAAGCACTTACAGGATTactcccttcttccttccttttccttcgaAACTCAGACAATTTTGCGTCCGTAGGTCTAGAAAACATATTTGCTAAATGTTATCTGATAGCATTCCTACCTAAacttcaaaataacttttttaccGTAATATTGTTGACGGAAACTTCTTCATAAACGTGGCCTCCCGTGGTCAGCGGCATTTCACATTCATCGACGATGGCCGCCTTGAGTCCGGGAGACAAAGGTTGTTTACCAACTTTCCCCTTGACGAAAGACTTCTGCATATTCACGAGGCTATGAATCTGTTTTCCCTGAAAttcgaaattaaaattaaaaaagaaaataaaaaaaaaacactaatgcgGAATGAATGTTGTAGAACGGGACAGATTGTGTGGACTTTGATATACTGATTTGATTAAGTGTCCGGGAGTCATAAATGAACGTCCGCTTTGAAAGAGGCCTATAACCTTGCCCTAACCTGCTGATTTTAGCAAGAATCGTGTCTTTACAGGTCTGACCTCGCCTAACCTGCTGATTTCAGCAAGAATCGTGTCCTTATAGGCCTAACCTGCTGATTTCAGCAAGAATCGTGTCCTTCTAGGCCTAACCTGCTGATTTCAGCAAGAATCGTGTCCTTATAGGCCTAACCTGCTGATTTCAGCAAGAATCGTGTCCTTACCTGGCTGGTTAGGAAGGTGAAGCACCCTTCGCCGTGGTCGCTCTTTCGTCCCGCCTCCAGGTGGAAATTGCTGTCTGTGTAACCGAAGCGCCGAAGGTGCTCCACCGCCCACCTGCCGATACGGTTCCCCTCTAACGAGATGAGAGTGATGAATCCGCTCTCCACGTGAAGGCGGACTTCTCCGTCCACCCCGAACTTTTGGCGGACTATGGCTCCGGCTGTCACCAGGAACTCCCTCAAgactacggagagagagagaggtgagtgagagagagagagagaatgagagatttAGGAGAAAAACTTGAACGATTAAACCAGCTTCATTTCAAAAGCAAATTTTCAccaaaacactgtatgaacgtttcaaccacaTGTTTCGAGCACTTCCTACCAGttaacaggggcacagaagaaagtgctcgaaatatatggttgcaacggtCATACAGTGTTCCATGGGCCTTTTTATCCTCATATTATATTGTTGCATTACAGTAAACgacattcatatatgtgtatatatatatatatatatatatatgtatatatatagcacttaGGGTCACATTTGCTTTTGAGATGAAGCTGGTTTAATCGTTCAAGTTTTTCtctgaatctatatatatatattatatatatatatatatatatatatatatatatatatatatatatgtgtgtgtgtgtgtgtgtgtgtgtgtgtgtgtgtgtgtgtgtgtgtgtgtgtataattatgtgCGTGTGCATGACAAGTAATAACTAAAAGGTAATGAGGACACTTCTTAGGGGATAGGCAAACGAGACTTAGTTGAAGCAGTAAGGTTGGGTTAAATGATTGAACGAACTGTCTTTGTTTCAGTGCAGAAGAGAGATAAAGGAGGGTCACATCCCAAACTTGAGGGCAGTATTCAAAACAAGGGCAGATAAGGTCAGGATAAAGCTTTAGTAACTGTGATGAACAGGAATTAGCAGTGCTCTGAAACATCTGATGAGAGAATAgaccgaaaaataaataaaggctgaTGTATTTTTTCCGCTCATATAAATTCTCAGGCTCTGAGTTGATAGATGAAGTCAACTCGAAAACATGCGTGACCCAAGAGGGTTAGCACAcaccatgcggtgcactgtaggcgttacttaatgatctttgcagcgtcccttcggcccctagctgcaacctctttcatttcttttactgtacctctgttcatattatctttcttctatcttactttcctccctctcctgacaattatcaCAACTGCgaagtttcctcctgttacacctttcaaaactttttaccgtcattttccctttcaacgctgaatgacctcactggtcccagctcttggcctttagaccaaattctatattctattctatgccATAATCAAAGCTATTTACAGTGGTGACATTATACCTTTGCCTTATTTCTAATGAACATTCACTTACACAGTTTCACACAAGATTTGACGGAACACGAGAACACTCGCAAACGCTGCCTCTCAAAAAATCAAGTTGTATTTTCAGGTCATTAGCTCTgctatctttttaattttaaatgcagtttttatgtgactgaacaccatattctttggaagcttgaatttcaagtcagtggcccctgaataataataataataataataataataataataataataataataataataataataataataataataataataacgaaaactgTTTACTTACAACAGTCCGCTGATTCATAGACGTCGTTCTCCAAAATCACGGTCGTTTTCTGTGGCTGAGAACTCGACGGAGAGAATAGGGTGTTTCTAAACTTCTgtttgtagagaaaaaaaaaaagtatatataaatatatatatatatatatatatatatatatatatatatatatatatatatatatatatatatataaagaacttttaATAGCTAAGCATATCTGCATGCGTCACTTACTATGTATGAGTAGATTCTGAAAATCTGAAGgcagaaaataatgatttaacgCAAGGAATGGTGTCGTAATCCATTGTATTCAATGACctcaaaagaaaatttcagatcTCTCATTTCTCACGTGAACCCGAGAAGTGTTCAGCAAAGTAGAAGAAAAGTGATGgcgaataaaataaatgaaaagtagtcACCGTAATTTTGATATACTATATCCCATTGCTGCTTATATGTTTACTTAGTTAAGTGAAAACCGAATTCTTTACTTCTTCTGATTAACTTACCTGTATCCAGTCAATTTGATCCTCCTTGTTCAGAGCATAAAACTGGTGTTGGGTCTCCTTCGTCGAGATCTGAAATATTTCAGCACATTGGAAATAAAACTCTTAAAACAATAGTGTCCTGTTTGGTCAGTtttagaaactttatttatttatttattttaattaggcTATAGCAACTACATTTCTtctatcactactggaaaggagggagagtcaagatataagaagaatgtttaGCATATGTACTGTAAAGAAGACtagggaagctcgtttg
Coding sequences within:
- the LOC136825287 gene encoding docking protein 1-like, yielding MAEAKLADISHGQVKSGDIYFKNKNHVIKKLKKHHAVLYATSSNGVARLELFDSRKSLGAGSSYSFLIPGSEIVSVKEGYKPTSSSSEEQFGFVISTKETQHQFYALNKEDQIDWIQKFRNTLFSPSSSQPQKTTVILENDVYESADCFLREFLVTAGAIVRQKFGVDGEVRLHVESGFITLISLEGNRIGRWAVEHLRRFGYTDSNFHLEAGRKSDHGEGCFTFLTSQGKQIHSLVNMQKSFVKGKVGKQPLSPGLKAAIVDECEMPLTTGGHVYEEVSVNNITNPRSPPAKPARAHQARGRLPTSGKLGEEGPTLDSLPKVKSQSTKAAVQHLPDSPNHLTPKQSVYYETVEYKDAWKTYGRETEPTYENLIAEESGEYDKLQYYNKVSEQRGASSKTPDQDKPDQKNTVVNESTRSEPIYAEVYKPKKKSKNPTNPAPAERDEGTSEQNYATVCKQNKSEKQ